One window of Chryseobacterium indologenes genomic DNA carries:
- the vgrG gene encoding type VI secretion system tip protein VgrG — protein MNNSGYIQTAKNPDLVTHKVMSGGTELPGKYGVKSIVVEKEVNRIPYARIVILDGSVPEQDFKLSNEDLLIPGKEIEITAGYHSEEETIFKGVVVKHNIKIRNGSSYLIIECRDKAVKMTLGRKSNYFYESTDSDVMEELISNNGLTADVEATSNSHKELVQYQASDWDFMLTRAQANGKLCFVEDGTIKITKPDFSGEAVETVVYGSSVHEFDGEIDARDQFSKITAKTWSYTDQELTEVEAKDPAIKLNGNLSSGDLADVFGIEDLQLKHGGNLTQSELQEWSDAKATFQQLAKTRGRVRFQGIPDAKPGVSLTLQGVGNRFNGKIYVTGVRHEIAEGNWLVDAQFGLSPTWFSETFDVSEKPGAGIMPAISGLHVGVVSQLESDPDGEDRILVQIPIINSEEEGIWARIATLDAGENRGSFFRPEIGDEVIIGFINDDPNDAVVLGMLNSSAKPAPIVASDDNHEKGFVTRSEMKMIFNDDKISYTLETPKGKKVIVDEDADVITIKDEHSNTLTLNKDGISMESGKDIKIKAKGDINMEGTNINVKASAQFKAEGSSGSELKSGAVTVVKGSQVKIN, from the coding sequence ATGAATAACAGCGGATACATACAAACAGCAAAAAATCCAGATTTAGTCACCCATAAGGTGATGTCTGGAGGAACAGAACTGCCGGGGAAGTACGGGGTGAAAAGCATTGTCGTGGAAAAAGAAGTCAACAGGATTCCTTATGCACGCATTGTTATTTTAGACGGAAGTGTACCGGAGCAGGATTTTAAGCTCAGTAATGAAGATCTGTTAATTCCCGGAAAAGAAATTGAGATTACCGCCGGATACCATTCCGAAGAGGAAACCATTTTTAAAGGAGTTGTGGTAAAGCATAACATAAAAATCAGAAACGGTTCTTCTTACCTCATCATAGAATGCAGAGATAAGGCTGTAAAAATGACCTTAGGAAGAAAAAGTAATTACTTCTACGAAAGCACAGACAGTGATGTCATGGAGGAACTCATCAGTAATAACGGGCTTACTGCCGATGTAGAGGCAACTTCAAATTCACACAAGGAATTGGTACAGTATCAGGCTTCTGATTGGGATTTTATGCTAACCAGAGCGCAGGCAAACGGTAAACTTTGTTTTGTTGAAGATGGAACTATTAAAATTACTAAGCCTGATTTTAGTGGTGAAGCTGTAGAAACAGTGGTTTACGGATCATCTGTACATGAATTTGACGGAGAGATTGATGCCAGAGACCAGTTCAGTAAAATTACCGCCAAAACATGGAGCTATACTGATCAGGAACTGACAGAAGTGGAAGCTAAGGATCCGGCGATTAAGCTCAATGGAAACCTTTCATCAGGTGATTTGGCAGATGTCTTCGGAATTGAAGATCTGCAGCTGAAGCATGGTGGAAATCTTACTCAAAGTGAGCTGCAGGAATGGAGTGATGCCAAAGCAACTTTCCAGCAACTGGCCAAAACAAGAGGAAGAGTACGTTTTCAGGGAATTCCAGATGCCAAACCAGGAGTTTCGTTAACACTGCAAGGAGTTGGAAACCGATTCAATGGGAAAATATACGTAACCGGTGTCCGTCATGAAATTGCCGAAGGAAATTGGCTGGTGGATGCTCAATTCGGACTTTCTCCAACATGGTTCTCAGAAACCTTTGATGTAAGCGAAAAGCCAGGTGCAGGAATTATGCCTGCCATAAGCGGATTGCATGTAGGGGTAGTATCACAACTGGAATCTGATCCGGACGGAGAAGACAGAATTCTGGTACAGATTCCTATCATTAACAGCGAGGAAGAAGGAATCTGGGCACGTATTGCCACCCTTGATGCCGGTGAAAACAGAGGATCATTCTTCAGACCTGAAATCGGAGATGAGGTAATTATCGGATTTATTAATGATGATCCTAACGATGCCGTTGTGCTTGGAATGCTGAACAGCAGTGCAAAACCAGCTCCTATTGTAGCTTCTGACGATAATCACGAAAAAGGATTTGTTACCCGAAGCGAAATGAAAATGATTTTTAATGACGACAAAATTTCGTACACACTGGAAACACCAAAAGGTAAAAAAGTGATTGTAGACGAAGATGCCGATGTCATTACAATAAAAGATGAGCATTCTAATACTCTTACCCTGAATAAAGACGGTATCAGTATGGAAAGCGG
- a CDS encoding CIS tube protein: protein MRGAIQKLTIGTYKDSDYEKRIQNGAFKAFINPTGYSVTYKTELEPGQALGTAKTDLKYVASPSTDLQLEFLFDGTGVTEANSGIKLINKIKGKAFKKTSVKDQVDAFYKATGQVSGPIHKPYNVILNWGDFEFKGVLAEFTVEYKLFDNEGQPLRAIGKAKFSESISPKLEAAEKKNESPDVTHKRTVQAGDTLPLMTESIYGDSKYYLEVAKINNLINFRQLKPGQELFFPPLEKVS, encoded by the coding sequence ATGAGAGGAGCAATTCAAAAACTGACAATCGGAACATACAAAGATTCTGATTATGAAAAAAGAATTCAGAATGGTGCTTTTAAAGCTTTTATCAATCCTACGGGGTATTCTGTAACTTATAAAACAGAACTTGAGCCAGGTCAGGCACTAGGAACAGCTAAAACGGATTTAAAATATGTAGCATCACCTTCAACTGATTTACAATTAGAATTTCTATTTGATGGGACAGGAGTCACAGAAGCGAACTCTGGTATTAAACTTATCAATAAAATTAAAGGAAAGGCTTTTAAAAAGACCTCTGTAAAAGATCAGGTTGATGCTTTTTATAAGGCTACAGGCCAGGTTTCCGGTCCTATACATAAACCCTATAACGTTATTCTTAATTGGGGAGACTTTGAATTTAAAGGAGTATTGGCAGAATTTACTGTAGAATATAAATTATTTGACAATGAAGGACAGCCTTTAAGAGCTATAGGAAAAGCAAAGTTTAGCGAATCTATCAGCCCTAAGCTGGAAGCAGCAGAGAAAAAAAATGAGTCCCCGGACGTTACCCACAAAAGAACAGTACAGGCCGGCGATACACTGCCATTGATGACCGAAAGTATTTACGGAGATTCCAAATACTATCTGGAGGTAGCTAAAATAAACAATCTTATCAACTTCAGACAGCTAAAACCAGGCCAGGAATTATTCTTTCCGCCATTAGAAAAAGTTTCATAA
- a CDS encoding DUF5908 family protein, which translates to MPIEIKELHIKINVDEKAAATTTTASVDEALLMRAISESVEQAAKIEQRKKER; encoded by the coding sequence ATGCCAATAGAAATAAAAGAGCTTCACATTAAAATAAATGTGGACGAAAAAGCCGCAGCTACAACGACTACCGCATCGGTAGATGAAGCACTGCTTATGCGTGCGATCAGTGAAAGTGTAGAGCAGGCCGCAAAGATAGAACAACGTAAAAAAGAAAGATAA